A window of Streptomyces gilvosporeus contains these coding sequences:
- a CDS encoding response regulator transcription factor, producing the protein MVQGIGSGAAAEVVKVLVVEDDPGIAGSLVRGLNRAGYEARSVDTGRAALVCTPVPDVVLLDLGLPDVDGIEICGLLRRRSDVVIIVVTARGEEGDRVAALDEGADDYLVKPFGLAELLARIRAVLRRTRPSVPELLAHGPLVVDPRTRKVTVDSREIALTPKEFDILHCLAADPGRVVTRQEILERAWDAHWYGPTKVLDVHMAALRRKLGVPGLVETVYGRGFRLGEVG; encoded by the coding sequence ATGGTGCAGGGCATCGGGTCCGGGGCGGCCGCTGAGGTAGTGAAAGTGCTGGTCGTCGAGGACGACCCGGGTATCGCGGGGTCATTGGTGCGCGGTCTGAACCGGGCCGGCTACGAGGCACGCAGTGTGGACACCGGTCGGGCGGCGCTCGTGTGCACACCGGTGCCGGACGTGGTCCTGCTCGACCTGGGTCTGCCGGATGTGGACGGCATCGAGATCTGCGGTCTGCTGCGTCGGCGGTCCGACGTGGTGATCATCGTGGTGACGGCCCGAGGCGAGGAGGGCGACCGGGTGGCTGCCCTCGACGAGGGAGCGGACGATTATCTGGTCAAGCCCTTCGGCTTGGCCGAATTGCTGGCGCGCATCCGGGCGGTACTGCGGCGTACTCGCCCTTCTGTGCCCGAGTTGCTGGCTCATGGTCCGCTCGTTGTCGACCCGCGCACCCGCAAGGTCACGGTCGACAGCCGGGAGATCGCTCTGACCCCCAAGGAGTTCGACATCCTGCACTGCCTGGCGGCCGATCCCGGCCGGGTCGTGACCCGGCAGGAGATCTTGGAGCGTGCCTGGGACGCCCACTGGTACGGGCCGACAAAGGTGCTGGACGTGCACATGGCGGCACTGCGCCGCAAGTTGGGTGTGCCGGGGCTGGTAGAGACGGTCTACGGGCGAGGCTTCCGTCTCGGTGAGGTTGGCTGA
- a CDS encoding ferredoxin: MRTVVDLTRCQGYAQCVFLAPEVFQLHGEEGLLYAPAVPEDQVERVRQAAAACPVQAILLGEEVNAGVR; the protein is encoded by the coding sequence ATGCGGACCGTTGTGGACCTCACGCGCTGCCAAGGCTATGCACAATGTGTGTTCCTCGCGCCGGAAGTGTTCCAGCTGCACGGGGAGGAGGGGTTGCTGTACGCCCCTGCCGTCCCCGAGGACCAGGTCGAGCGCGTGCGGCAGGCCGCGGCGGCATGCCCTGTACAGGCGATCCTCCTCGGTGAGGAGGTGAACGCCGGTGTTCGGTGA
- a CDS encoding sensor histidine kinase, which produces MAVTGFRRSVVALTVLIATAVVAILVVVSHVLLSRVTDADARDLAHTRAEAVAANVTAKGSRVVLTENSSEALDEVAWVYADGRLIDGNVPPSVVDRVEELAGSGRSQTASVGEYLLYAQKVPIDGHHVMVIVQVDLTPYETSEQRSLTLSLILGGLAILLAGVVAHLVVRRALRVVHEMAALADDWGHHEPGRRFNLGVPRDEFGELGRTLDHLLERVDNALADERRLTDEIAHELRTPLTVLRAEAQLAQLSGEPVPPKAVLSEVDRLDAAITTILRAARARADKGTRCDLRSAARQAIAGRAVEVAFPPKVEVAVAADVAVSLLSPLLENGLRHARSRVWITARIQGEAIVVDVLDDGPGFDPAEVDRVFEAGVTGGGGYGLGLPVVQRIATSAGVEVRAIADGRGHVEVTLPTVRAAT; this is translated from the coding sequence ATGGCAGTGACGGGATTCCGCAGAAGCGTCGTCGCGCTCACTGTGCTGATCGCCACCGCCGTGGTGGCGATACTGGTCGTGGTCTCACACGTGCTGCTGAGCCGGGTGACGGACGCCGACGCGCGCGATCTGGCACATACGCGCGCCGAGGCGGTCGCGGCGAACGTCACTGCCAAAGGCAGCCGTGTCGTACTGACGGAGAACAGCAGCGAGGCGCTGGACGAGGTCGCCTGGGTGTATGCCGACGGCCGCCTGATCGACGGGAACGTGCCGCCGAGCGTGGTCGATCGCGTCGAGGAGCTGGCGGGCTCGGGGCGATCGCAGACCGCGTCGGTCGGCGAATACCTCCTGTACGCGCAGAAGGTCCCGATCGACGGCCACCACGTCATGGTGATCGTCCAGGTGGACCTCACGCCCTACGAGACATCCGAGCAGCGCAGCCTGACCTTGTCTCTGATCTTGGGCGGCCTCGCCATCCTCCTCGCCGGCGTTGTCGCACACCTCGTGGTGCGCCGCGCGCTGCGGGTCGTGCACGAGATGGCCGCCCTCGCCGACGACTGGGGCCATCACGAACCCGGGCGCCGCTTCAACCTCGGGGTCCCCCGCGACGAGTTCGGAGAACTGGGGCGGACCCTGGACCATCTCCTGGAGCGCGTCGACAACGCGCTGGCGGACGAGCGCCGGCTCACCGATGAGATCGCCCACGAGCTGCGGACACCGCTCACGGTCCTGCGGGCCGAGGCGCAGCTGGCGCAGCTGTCCGGCGAGCCGGTGCCGCCGAAGGCGGTGCTGAGCGAGGTCGACCGCCTCGATGCGGCGATCACGACGATTCTGCGCGCCGCGCGCGCACGGGCGGACAAGGGGACCCGGTGCGATCTGCGCTCCGCCGCGCGGCAGGCGATCGCCGGCCGCGCGGTCGAGGTCGCCTTTCCCCCGAAGGTCGAGGTCGCCGTGGCGGCCGACGTCGCCGTGTCGCTGCTGTCGCCCCTGCTGGAGAACGGCCTGCGGCATGCGCGGTCGCGTGTGTGGATCACCGCGCGCATCCAGGGTGAGGCAATCGTGGTCGATGTCCTGGACGACGGCCCCGGATTCGATCCCGCGGAGGTCGACCGGGTCTTTGAAGCGGGTGTGACCGGCGGCGGCGGGTACGGGCTGGGGCTGCCGGTGGTCCAGCGCATCGCCACCTCGGCCGGTGTGGAGGTCCGCGCGATCGCGGACGGCCGCGGTCACGTCGAGGTGACGCTCCCGACCGTGCGTGCGGCAACGTAG
- a CDS encoding NAD(P)/FAD-dependent oxidoreductase: protein MFGDLKDGHIVIVGASLAGLRAAEALRTEGFTGSLTVVGDEPHPPYDRPPLSKQVLLDKAAADTTGLPMRRDPGADWRLGVRATGLDPFKKRVVLDNGESLPFDRVLIATGTRARPWPNPDEAALDGVFTLRTRDEAESLAERLAAGPQRVLVIGAGFTGSEIASACRERGLEVTVAERGPAPLVGALGGTLSRLAAVMQLNHGVDLRCGVTVTALRGDGNGRFTGADLSDGSRVDADLCVVALGAVRNVEWLAESGLAAGPRGVACDAGCRAFNMYGIVTDDVFVAGDVSRFPHPLFGYQMLSLEHWGNAVAQAEVAAHNMVNPGPLQRPHLAIPIFWSTQFGFNIKSVGVPTYSDHVVIAQGSLEARRLAMVYGYEGRVTAAVTVDMAKSLDYYRYLIETAAPFPPPPGAADRAIAADVPIPSDVPDPKGLSHGPTVALTGYLPDRRLTVVQPTG from the coding sequence GTGTTCGGTGACCTCAAAGACGGCCATATCGTCATCGTCGGCGCGTCGCTGGCCGGGTTGCGGGCCGCGGAGGCGCTGCGCACGGAGGGCTTCACCGGCTCACTGACCGTGGTCGGGGACGAGCCCCATCCGCCCTACGACCGGCCGCCGCTGTCCAAGCAGGTACTCCTCGACAAGGCGGCAGCGGATACCACCGGGCTGCCGATGCGGCGGGACCCGGGCGCGGACTGGCGCCTGGGGGTACGCGCCACGGGGCTGGACCCGTTCAAGAAACGGGTGGTGCTGGACAACGGCGAGTCACTGCCGTTCGACCGGGTGCTGATCGCCACCGGGACCCGCGCACGGCCCTGGCCCAACCCGGACGAGGCCGCCTTGGACGGGGTGTTCACGCTGCGCACCCGGGACGAAGCCGAGAGTCTGGCCGAGCGGCTGGCAGCCGGGCCGCAGCGGGTGCTGGTGATCGGTGCCGGTTTCACCGGCTCGGAGATCGCCTCGGCCTGCCGGGAACGAGGACTGGAGGTCACGGTCGCCGAACGTGGCCCCGCGCCCCTGGTGGGCGCGCTCGGCGGCACCCTGTCGAGACTTGCGGCCGTCATGCAGCTCAACCACGGCGTGGACCTGCGCTGCGGGGTGACCGTCACCGCCCTGCGCGGGGACGGGAACGGCCGGTTCACCGGTGCGGACCTGTCCGACGGCAGTCGGGTCGACGCGGACCTGTGTGTCGTGGCGTTGGGAGCCGTCCGCAACGTGGAGTGGCTCGCGGAGTCCGGGCTGGCCGCGGGCCCGCGCGGGGTCGCCTGCGACGCCGGCTGCCGGGCCTTCAACATGTACGGGATCGTCACCGACGACGTCTTCGTGGCCGGCGACGTCTCCCGCTTCCCCCACCCACTGTTCGGATACCAGATGCTCTCCCTGGAGCACTGGGGCAACGCGGTCGCCCAGGCCGAGGTGGCGGCCCACAACATGGTCAATCCGGGGCCGCTGCAGCGCCCGCACCTCGCCATCCCGATCTTCTGGTCGACCCAGTTCGGGTTCAACATCAAGTCGGTGGGTGTGCCCACCTACTCCGACCATGTGGTCATTGCCCAGGGCTCTCTGGAGGCGCGCCGCCTGGCGATGGTCTACGGCTACGAGGGGCGGGTCACCGCCGCGGTCACCGTCGACATGGCCAAGTCGCTCGACTACTACCGGTACTTGATCGAGACGGCCGCTCCATTCCCGCCCCCGCCCGGTGCGGCGGACCGCGCCATCGCGGCCGACGTCCCGATTCCCTCCGACGTGCCGGATCCCAAGGGCCTGTCCCACGGCCCCACCGTGGCGCTCACCGGGTATCTGCCGGATCGCCGGCTGACCGTGGTGCAGCCCACCGGCTGA
- a CDS encoding inositol monophosphatase family protein encodes MSNSPTGSDDAAVAIAGARAGADVIRNMYGRRLNRIDKGAGDFATAADVAAEKAILDVIRAARPDDAVLGEEGGQQGAADAVRQWLVDPLCGTLNYAVGNMAVAVNVALRNGAAAVADPFSREVFFTDGETAWVRHDGTDEALLTPTPATRLVDVNLDPPFPSAPGFRAVDLLAHPEFVARFRPRVVSTTLALAWVAAGKRAAYVTDGGDLSRSVHFAAGIALCRAAGCVVTGIDGTPVGEARRGLVVAADDETHGLLMSMVRSRSRAAAVGGRFRRNGRL; translated from the coding sequence ATGAGCAACTCCCCTACGGGCTCCGACGATGCTGCCGTCGCGATAGCCGGGGCGCGGGCCGGCGCGGACGTGATCCGCAACATGTACGGCCGACGACTCAACCGCATCGACAAGGGGGCCGGGGACTTTGCCACCGCCGCCGATGTGGCGGCCGAGAAGGCGATCCTCGACGTCATCCGTGCCGCACGGCCCGATGACGCGGTGCTCGGCGAGGAAGGTGGGCAGCAGGGCGCCGCCGACGCTGTGCGCCAGTGGCTGGTGGACCCCCTGTGCGGCACGCTCAACTACGCCGTCGGCAACATGGCGGTGGCCGTCAACGTGGCGCTGCGCAATGGGGCAGCGGCGGTGGCCGACCCGTTCAGCCGCGAGGTGTTCTTCACCGACGGGGAGACCGCCTGGGTGCGGCATGACGGGACCGACGAGGCACTACTGACGCCCACGCCCGCCACCCGCCTGGTGGACGTCAACCTGGATCCGCCGTTCCCCAGTGCGCCCGGATTCCGGGCCGTGGATCTGCTGGCCCACCCTGAGTTCGTCGCACGTTTCCGGCCGCGCGTCGTCTCCACGACGCTGGCGCTGGCCTGGGTCGCTGCCGGCAAGCGCGCCGCGTATGTCACCGATGGCGGCGACCTCTCCAGGAGCGTGCACTTCGCGGCGGGCATCGCTTTGTGCCGGGCTGCCGGCTGCGTCGTCACCGGGATCGACGGCACCCCTGTCGGTGAGGCACGTCGTGGGCTTGTCGTCGCCGCCGACGACGAGACCCACGGGCTGCTGATGTCGATGGTGCGCAGCCGAAGCCGCGCGGCGGCGGTTGGCGGTCGTTTCCGGCGCAACGGCCGACTGTGA
- a CDS encoding sensor histidine kinase, with protein MTRRIALTVLALITVILALAVVPLGLLMTEREQTSFRDESAAMTRSIASAAEEHLSDHKPEAPARRLLAEARKRGDCATVYDRSGTSILSTPCTTVAGGHASRLVKSVLAHPETRVTEDSQRLTTVVPIGDASDAVGVAVLTRSTDSLNDRMLALWGWYALIGVGGLGAAVVVSVWLARWVSRPLRVVDAAAQRLGEGALDARAPTEGGPPEVRRLAATFNTMAGRTEALVHGHRAVVADVSHQLRTPLTALRLRLDLLAADAEGDTAAELSSAQEEIARLSRLVDGLLAVARAEHAVPRPVAVRVDRVVADRVAAWEPVADERRIELSARCRPGLTAFAGAGDLEQVLDNVIANALGAVHEGGQVRISGTAHGDTVRLAVVDNGPGMNAAARATAFRRFGNPEARGTGLGLAIVHRLVTANGGTAELAETPAGGLTVLLALPAARRRRDRGTDTGGTRLGES; from the coding sequence GTGACCCGCCGCATCGCGCTGACCGTGCTCGCCCTGATCACCGTGATCTTGGCGCTGGCGGTGGTGCCGTTGGGCCTGTTGATGACGGAGCGCGAACAGACCTCGTTCCGGGACGAGTCTGCCGCCATGACCAGGTCGATCGCCTCCGCTGCCGAGGAGCACCTGTCCGACCACAAGCCTGAGGCACCCGCACGGCGCCTGCTGGCAGAGGCTCGGAAGAGGGGGGACTGCGCCACCGTCTACGACCGCTCCGGCACGTCGATCCTGTCCACCCCGTGCACGACCGTCGCGGGTGGTCATGCCTCTCGGCTGGTGAAATCCGTCCTCGCGCATCCCGAGACCCGGGTGACCGAGGACAGTCAGCGGCTTACGACCGTGGTACCGATCGGCGACGCCTCCGACGCCGTAGGGGTGGCAGTCCTCACCCGCTCCACAGATTCGCTGAACGACCGCATGCTGGCGCTGTGGGGCTGGTACGCGCTGATCGGTGTCGGTGGCCTGGGCGCTGCGGTGGTGGTGTCGGTGTGGCTGGCCCGGTGGGTCAGCCGCCCGTTGCGTGTGGTCGACGCGGCGGCTCAGCGACTGGGCGAGGGAGCGCTCGACGCGAGGGCGCCGACCGAGGGCGGGCCGCCGGAGGTGCGGCGCCTGGCGGCCACGTTCAACACCATGGCGGGCCGGACCGAGGCTCTGGTCCACGGCCACCGGGCCGTCGTCGCCGACGTGTCACACCAGTTGCGTACCCCGCTCACCGCGCTACGGCTTCGCCTCGACCTGCTCGCCGCGGACGCGGAGGGCGACACGGCGGCGGAGCTGTCCAGTGCCCAGGAGGAGATCGCCCGGCTGTCCCGGCTGGTGGACGGGCTGCTCGCGGTGGCACGGGCCGAACACGCCGTCCCCCGGCCGGTGGCGGTGCGGGTGGACCGGGTCGTGGCGGATCGTGTTGCCGCCTGGGAACCGGTCGCTGACGAACGCCGGATCGAGCTCAGCGCCCGCTGCCGACCAGGGCTGACCGCCTTCGCCGGTGCGGGCGACCTGGAGCAGGTGCTCGACAACGTCATCGCCAACGCGCTCGGGGCCGTCCACGAGGGCGGCCAGGTGCGGATCAGCGGCACGGCCCACGGCGACACGGTGCGGCTGGCGGTGGTCGACAACGGTCCCGGCATGAACGCGGCAGCGCGGGCGACCGCCTTCCGCCGGTTCGGCAACCCTGAGGCGCGCGGTACCGGACTGGGCCTGGCCATCGTGCACCGGCTGGTCACCGCCAACGGCGGCACCGCCGAGCTGGCCGAGACGCCGGCCGGTGGTTTGACGGTGCTGCTGGCTCTCCCAGCGGCCCGGCGCAGGCGCGACCGCGGCACGGACACCGGCGGCACCCGCCTCGGCGAGAGCTGA
- a CDS encoding Lrp/AsnC family transcriptional regulator, which produces MDAIDEEIIRCVLRNARSTYAEIGEAAGLSAPAAKRRLDRLVATGAIRGFTALIDTQALGWRTEAFVEVYCKGNPSPAELQRDLEGIQEVVEACTVSGAADAMLHMLARDIPHLEQAIQRVREAPVIDRTESVIVLSRLLNRPRL; this is translated from the coding sequence GTGGACGCCATCGACGAAGAGATCATCCGCTGCGTTCTGCGGAATGCGCGGAGTACCTATGCCGAGATCGGTGAGGCGGCCGGGCTCTCCGCGCCGGCGGCCAAGCGGCGGCTCGACCGGCTCGTTGCCACGGGGGCGATCCGCGGGTTCACCGCGCTCATCGACACCCAGGCGCTGGGCTGGCGGACCGAGGCGTTCGTCGAGGTGTACTGCAAGGGCAATCCCTCGCCCGCCGAACTGCAACGGGATCTGGAGGGGATCCAGGAAGTCGTCGAGGCGTGCACCGTCTCCGGCGCGGCGGATGCCATGCTGCACATGCTCGCCCGGGACATCCCGCACCTGGAGCAGGCCATTCAGCGGGTCCGTGAGGCCCCCGTCATCGACCGCACCGAGAGCGTGATCGTGCTGTCCCGTCTGCTCAACAGGCCCCGACTGTGA
- a CDS encoding FAD:protein FMN transferase: protein MTVTASEPATICFPALGTTAALLVTDPDALEAARAILDEELAAIDAACSRFRTDSELSRANAAAGTTVQVGAVFAEALEVALRAAEITDGAVDPTVGASVVALGYDRTFTALRPQDCVPVRPARPSADWRAVRWDRVTRLLRVPEATALDLGATAKAWAADRAARHAAARLGCGVLVNLGGDLSAAGQAPPGGWRIAIADHHARPAPAGPTVSVTGGGLATSGTAARMWRRGGRVLHHIVDPATGELPAPVWRTVSVAAATCVDANTAGTASIVLGERAVPWLRRAGLPARLVAVDGAVVRLGGWPDSGSGGVR from the coding sequence ATGACCGTCACCGCGAGCGAACCGGCGACGATCTGCTTCCCGGCGTTGGGGACCACCGCGGCGTTGCTCGTCACGGACCCGGACGCACTGGAAGCGGCCCGCGCCATCCTGGACGAGGAACTGGCCGCCATCGATGCCGCGTGCAGCCGTTTCCGGACGGACTCCGAGCTGTCCCGGGCCAACGCGGCCGCGGGAACCACCGTCCAGGTCGGCGCCGTGTTCGCCGAGGCTCTGGAAGTGGCGCTGCGAGCCGCCGAGATCACCGATGGTGCGGTGGATCCGACCGTGGGTGCCTCGGTGGTGGCGCTCGGCTACGACCGTACGTTCACCGCGCTGCGGCCGCAGGACTGCGTCCCGGTGAGGCCCGCGCGGCCATCCGCCGACTGGCGCGCCGTCCGGTGGGACCGCGTGACGCGGCTCCTTCGGGTGCCGGAGGCGACCGCCCTCGACCTGGGGGCGACGGCAAAGGCATGGGCCGCCGACCGGGCGGCGAGGCATGCAGCCGCAAGGCTGGGATGTGGTGTCCTGGTCAATCTGGGCGGGGACCTGTCCGCCGCGGGCCAGGCGCCGCCGGGAGGTTGGCGCATCGCGATCGCCGATCACCATGCCAGGCCCGCCCCCGCGGGACCGACGGTCAGTGTCACCGGTGGCGGTCTGGCCACCTCCGGTACCGCGGCGCGCATGTGGCGACGCGGCGGGCGAGTGCTCCACCACATCGTCGACCCGGCGACCGGCGAGCTGCCGGCGCCGGTGTGGCGGACGGTCAGCGTCGCCGCCGCCACCTGCGTGGACGCCAACACGGCCGGCACCGCGTCGATCGTCCTCGGCGAGCGCGCAGTTCCCTGGCTGCGCCGGGCCGGGCTACCCGCACGGCTGGTCGCCGTGGACGGAGCCGTCGTCCGCCTCGGCGGTTGGCCCGACAGCGGTTCGGGAGGCGTTCGATGA
- a CDS encoding ferric reductase-like transmembrane domain-containing protein, which yields MTGIVQLASGPSPLWYATRAGGTVALLLLTATVALGIAVGGRYAPRRLARFEIGALHRNLSVLTLVFLALHIMTAIADTFVHLGWLVTVVPFASSYRTLWLGLGTVAFDLMLAVAATSAVRLRLGQRRWKAVHWLGYAAWPVALFHAAGTGTDTRLSPQLALYAGCVAVVVAAVGWRLYRAGPGRLAARLSAGAAAVVMPLVLAVFLNWGPLQSGWAQRADGPGTTPAPTNSATLVPATGPHGAAPTTDHERDCA from the coding sequence ATGACGGGAATCGTCCAGCTCGCGAGCGGTCCCAGCCCCCTGTGGTACGCCACCCGGGCGGGCGGCACCGTCGCACTGCTGCTGCTGACCGCGACCGTCGCACTGGGTATCGCCGTCGGCGGGCGGTACGCGCCCCGGCGACTCGCCCGGTTCGAGATCGGCGCGCTGCACCGGAATCTGTCGGTACTGACGCTGGTCTTCCTGGCGCTGCACATCATGACCGCGATCGCCGACACCTTCGTCCACCTGGGCTGGCTGGTGACGGTGGTGCCGTTCGCTTCCTCCTACCGGACGCTGTGGCTCGGCCTGGGGACCGTGGCGTTCGACCTGATGCTCGCCGTCGCGGCCACCAGCGCCGTGCGGCTGCGCCTCGGCCAACGGCGCTGGAAGGCGGTCCACTGGCTGGGCTATGCGGCCTGGCCCGTCGCGCTCTTCCACGCCGCAGGGACAGGTACCGACACGCGTCTGTCTCCGCAACTGGCCCTGTACGCCGGATGCGTCGCGGTCGTCGTCGCCGCGGTGGGGTGGCGGCTGTACCGCGCCGGTCCGGGACGCCTCGCCGCCCGGCTGTCGGCAGGCGCCGCTGCCGTGGTGATGCCACTGGTGCTGGCCGTGTTCCTGAACTGGGGCCCGCTGCAGTCGGGTTGGGCGCAACGCGCGGACGGACCGGGGACCACGCCCGCGCCCACGAACTCGGCGACTCTGGTGCCCGCGACCGGTCCGCACGGGGCGGCCCCGACGACCGACCATGAAAGGGACTGCGCATGA
- a CDS encoding cytochrome P450, translating into MDSDTLLARITDYASRPDPYPLYAELREAGPVVRQADGSCLIGTYHEIAALLHDPRMSADPRSRGETTRKPPFLRLDDPEHHRLRTLAMRPFGPPHSPGRVDAMRGEIARLTEELMGSFTAGRQVDIVDDFAYPLPVTVICRLLGVPRQDEPQLQEWSNALVAAADVRPDEDPTERVRAGQQAQIEMGAYLIDLAEQRRGHPTDDMLSAFVNEPDPALRLTQEELAQTAILLFIAGHETTVNLITNGVLTLLRHPEQLDHLRREPDLLPRVVEELLRYEPPVHIRERIPHADIDVTGTTIPRGTSVVLVLASGNRDPMRFHEPDRFDPTRPDNEHLGFGGGIHLCFGGPLARVEAQSALGALIPYLDTARLVEDPPPYRQNAMLRGPRHLSVHL; encoded by the coding sequence ATGGACTCCGACACCTTGCTGGCACGGATCACCGACTACGCCAGTCGCCCCGATCCCTACCCGCTGTACGCGGAACTCCGCGAAGCCGGTCCCGTGGTGCGGCAGGCGGACGGCAGCTGTCTGATCGGCACCTACCACGAGATCGCCGCACTGCTCCACGACCCGCGGATGAGCGCCGATCCACGCTCCCGCGGCGAGACGACGCGCAAACCGCCCTTCCTCCGGCTCGACGACCCCGAACACCACAGGCTGCGCACCCTGGCCATGCGGCCGTTCGGCCCGCCGCACAGCCCGGGCCGGGTCGACGCCATGCGCGGCGAGATCGCCCGGCTCACCGAGGAACTGATGGGGTCCTTCACAGCAGGGCGCCAGGTCGACATCGTCGACGATTTCGCCTACCCGCTGCCCGTCACCGTCATCTGCCGCCTGCTCGGTGTGCCCCGGCAGGACGAACCACAGTTGCAGGAATGGTCCAACGCCCTGGTCGCAGCCGCCGACGTGCGGCCGGACGAGGACCCCACCGAGCGGGTCCGGGCGGGCCAACAGGCGCAGATCGAGATGGGTGCCTACTTGATCGACCTCGCCGAGCAGCGCCGTGGCCACCCGACCGACGACATGCTCTCCGCCTTCGTCAACGAACCGGATCCCGCCCTGCGGCTCACCCAGGAGGAACTCGCGCAAACCGCGATTCTGCTCTTCATCGCGGGGCACGAGACCACGGTCAACCTGATCACCAACGGGGTGCTCACCCTGCTGCGCCACCCTGAGCAGCTGGACCATCTGCGTCGTGAGCCCGACCTGCTGCCGCGCGTGGTGGAGGAACTGCTGCGCTATGAACCTCCGGTCCACATACGGGAGCGCATCCCCCACGCCGACATCGACGTCACCGGCACCACGATTCCCCGAGGCACATCCGTCGTACTGGTGCTGGCCTCGGGCAACCGTGACCCGATGCGGTTCCACGAGCCCGATCGCTTCGATCCCACCCGTCCGGACAACGAGCACCTCGGCTTCGGCGGCGGCATCCACCTGTGCTTCGGCGGCCCCCTCGCCCGCGTCGAAGCCCAGTCCGCGCTCGGTGCGTTGATCCCCTACCTCGATACGGCCCGCCTGGTCGAGGACCCGCCCCCCTACCGGCAGAACGCGATGCTCCGCGGGCCCCGCCACCTGTCCGTCCATCTATGA
- a CDS encoding response regulator transcription factor, translating to MAFIMVCEDDAAVRDVLKRALEHDGHTVSVAATADSLLRQLAPAPHLVVLDLGLPDADGRDVCLSLRARGVDAPVLMLTALDGLHHKVGGFEAGADDYMTKPFDIPELLVRVRALLRRATVAPAPREVVLDPAKHVVTYDSASMSLTPTEFRLLGRLIASQGDAVRRHALIAAGWPHGAQVSDNTLDSYVRRLRAKLGPLGVAEHLATVRGVGYRWQ from the coding sequence GTGGCTTTCATCATGGTGTGCGAAGACGACGCGGCGGTCCGCGACGTCCTCAAGCGCGCCCTGGAGCACGACGGCCACACCGTCTCCGTCGCCGCCACGGCCGACAGCCTGCTGCGGCAGCTCGCACCGGCGCCCCATCTGGTCGTCCTGGATCTCGGGCTCCCGGACGCCGACGGCCGCGACGTCTGCCTGTCCCTCCGGGCTCGCGGCGTCGACGCGCCGGTGTTGATGCTCACCGCCTTGGACGGCCTGCATCACAAGGTGGGCGGCTTCGAGGCCGGCGCCGACGACTACATGACCAAACCCTTCGACATCCCGGAACTGCTGGTCCGCGTCCGGGCACTGCTGCGCCGAGCCACCGTGGCGCCCGCACCGCGCGAGGTCGTCCTCGATCCGGCGAAGCACGTGGTGACCTACGATTCGGCGAGCATGAGCCTGACCCCGACCGAGTTCCGGCTGCTGGGCCGCCTGATCGCCTCGCAGGGCGACGCGGTGCGCCGCCACGCCCTCATCGCTGCCGGCTGGCCGCACGGGGCGCAGGTCAGCGACAACACCCTCGACTCCTATGTGCGCCGGCTGCGGGCCAAGCTCGGTCCGCTGGGTGTGGCCGAGCATCTGGCGACCGTCCGCGGCGTGGGCTACCGATGGCAGTGA